From Candidatus Amoebophilus asiaticus 5a2, the proteins below share one genomic window:
- a CDS encoding thiamine pyrophosphate-binding protein, with protein sequence MKPEKLILADALTLFLKDLNTKFIFGVSGANIEHLHDSIYRLGDNKLSAILAKSEFSASFMADGYARTHNTLGVCCSTSGGAMVNLAVGIAESYADNVPVLAIIGQSPTFLEGKGAFQDCSGKTNTLDGLSFWQSITKYAVKITRPEQFWDSVEQALKSAFHKIPGPTALLIPRDLFEAEVHQRPNHLSTNLIDYRAIHPHKSSSILALRKLLQQAQKPLMIVGKYAKYYQAAERIKNFAHTFNCMVVTTLADVNAFAHNHPLYLGMVGICGHLKAHDFIKDDADLIIVVEDDCSVMTTTGVMSSLNNTPLVYLGTDSTKACAAVQVDLAIEGDIQLILDQVLADYSGPALAKYVQVSTPMENHIQANSHLLTDKQHGNAGLSVSNAIESLAKFLPNVNQVLFDAGNCVAATSHFLNFPAHIKTVIALGMGGMGYAIPAAIGAQLGNNAAQKSMVFTGDGGFLITGLEIQTAVEYNLPVLFIIFNNNMHGMCVTRQQLYFDKRITASSYGKIHIADLVKGLGSQENLWSSCVEDILSLESSLHDYYTHHSCKTGVLEIKVTIEELPPFIPFLVAKGEMQVDNNKMLQNV encoded by the coding sequence ATGAAGCCGGAGAAGCTCATATTAGCTGATGCACTCACTTTATTTTTAAAAGACCTAAATACTAAATTTATATTTGGTGTAAGCGGAGCTAATATTGAACACCTGCATGATTCGATTTATAGATTAGGGGATAACAAACTATCAGCAATTTTAGCAAAGAGTGAATTTTCAGCCTCCTTTATGGCTGATGGATATGCACGTACCCACAATACCTTGGGCGTATGTTGTTCGACATCAGGAGGAGCTATGGTCAACCTTGCCGTTGGTATAGCCGAGTCTTATGCAGATAATGTGCCCGTGTTAGCAATAATTGGTCAATCACCCACCTTTCTTGAAGGAAAGGGTGCTTTTCAGGATTGCTCAGGAAAAACAAATACCCTAGATGGGTTATCCTTTTGGCAATCTATTACAAAATATGCAGTTAAGATCACTCGGCCTGAACAATTTTGGGATAGTGTTGAACAAGCATTAAAAAGTGCTTTTCATAAAATTCCAGGGCCTACTGCATTACTGATCCCTCGCGATTTATTTGAAGCTGAAGTACACCAGCGCCCTAACCACCTTTCTACGAATTTAATTGATTATCGTGCTATCCATCCTCATAAATCATCTTCAATCCTAGCACTAAGAAAGTTATTACAGCAGGCACAAAAGCCATTGATGATAGTTGGCAAGTATGCAAAGTACTATCAAGCTGCTGAGAGAATTAAAAATTTTGCTCATACTTTTAATTGTATGGTGGTTACTACTTTAGCAGACGTTAATGCATTTGCTCATAATCACCCTCTTTATTTAGGAATGGTAGGTATTTGTGGACATCTTAAAGCACATGATTTTATAAAGGATGATGCTGATTTGATTATTGTAGTTGAAGATGATTGTTCGGTCATGACCACCACAGGTGTTATGAGTAGCTTAAATAATACTCCATTAGTTTATCTCGGTACTGATTCAACCAAAGCATGTGCTGCAGTACAAGTTGATTTAGCCATAGAAGGCGATATACAACTTATTTTGGACCAAGTACTAGCTGACTATAGCGGGCCTGCCTTAGCCAAGTACGTACAGGTGAGCACTCCAATGGAAAACCACATCCAAGCTAATTCCCACCTTCTTACTGATAAACAGCATGGCAATGCAGGCTTGTCGGTCAGTAATGCTATAGAGAGTCTAGCAAAGTTTCTACCTAATGTGAATCAGGTCTTGTTTGATGCTGGCAATTGTGTGGCAGCGACCTCCCATTTTCTAAATTTTCCAGCACATATAAAAACTGTCATTGCACTAGGTATGGGAGGAATGGGGTATGCTATTCCGGCAGCCATAGGCGCTCAATTAGGAAACAATGCCGCTCAAAAAAGTATGGTATTTACAGGAGATGGAGGGTTTCTGATCACTGGACTAGAAATACAAACAGCTGTAGAATACAATTTACCTGTCTTATTTATAATCTTCAATAATAATATGCATGGCATGTGTGTTACCCGCCAACAATTATACTTTGATAAGCGTATAACTGCTTCAAGCTATGGTAAAATTCATATTGCTGATTTAGTAAAAGGGCTTGGTAGTCAAGAGAATCTTTGGTCTAGCTGTGTGGAGGATATTCTAAGTTTGGAAAGTAGCTTACACGATTATTATACCCATCATAGTTGTAAGACAGGAGTATTAGAAATAAAAGTAACAATCGAAGAACTACCTCCTTTTATCCCTTTTCTAGTGGCAAAAGGAGAGATGCAAGTAGACAATAATAAAATGTTGCAAAATGTATGA
- a CDS encoding mannose-1-phosphate guanylyltransferase: protein MNRQYDTHIVIMAGGSGQRLWPCSTQSMPKQFHDFLGAGKTFLQATAERFMQVIPQQNIWVVTQKRHVATVKKQLPWINKQQILGEPISKNTASCIAYACATINNYYPEATLVITPADHYIQQEQLFINLIQQALQSEYTSLSITLVGVPCKNPATGYGYIGYDNQEKGTVKPITDFVEKPPRAQAEAYIAQGNYVWNTGIFIGKLSVFIKSLQTYLPHIWAAFERLNLLLNVSKKKYQVSLLNLYKSLPSTSFDHGILEKADQLYLICQDFGWKDLGTWNALYEHLDKDRKNNVCQGQVVTLLTSNCLIKGNEEQLIATYGLDSLVIVQHQGVLLICPRNEVQNLKTLVQQIDDEGYTPYL from the coding sequence ATGAATAGGCAATATGATACCCATATAGTCATTATGGCTGGTGGCAGTGGACAACGCCTTTGGCCTTGTAGTACCCAATCTATGCCTAAACAATTCCATGATTTCTTAGGTGCCGGAAAAACTTTTTTACAAGCCACAGCTGAAAGGTTCATGCAAGTTATTCCTCAGCAGAATATATGGGTAGTTACCCAGAAACGTCATGTGGCAACAGTTAAGAAGCAGCTTCCATGGATAAATAAACAGCAAATTTTAGGTGAGCCTATTTCTAAAAATACAGCTTCTTGTATAGCATATGCTTGTGCTACCATCAACAACTATTATCCAGAAGCAACCTTGGTTATAACGCCAGCTGACCACTATATTCAACAAGAACAATTATTTATAAATCTTATTCAACAAGCTTTACAATCTGAGTATACTTCTTTATCAATTACCTTAGTAGGTGTGCCATGTAAAAATCCAGCAACAGGATATGGTTATATAGGTTATGATAACCAGGAAAAAGGCACTGTTAAACCTATAACTGATTTTGTAGAAAAGCCTCCTAGAGCTCAAGCTGAGGCTTATATAGCACAAGGTAATTATGTTTGGAATACAGGTATTTTCATTGGTAAATTAAGTGTATTTATAAAAAGTTTACAAACATATTTGCCACATATTTGGGCTGCTTTTGAACGGTTAAATCTTCTTCTAAATGTAAGTAAAAAGAAATACCAGGTATCACTGTTAAACTTATATAAATCATTACCTAGTACGTCTTTTGATCATGGCATTCTAGAAAAAGCAGACCAGCTGTATCTAATATGTCAAGATTTTGGATGGAAAGATTTAGGTACTTGGAATGCATTATATGAGCATTTAGATAAGGATAGAAAGAATAATGTTTGTCAAGGACAAGTTGTTACCTTATTAACTAGTAATTGTTTGATAAAAGGAAACGAGGAACAGCTGATTGCTACATATGGTCTGGATAGTTTGGTTATTGTACAACATCAAGGTGTACTTCTTATCTGTCCACGAAACGAAGTTCAAAATTTAAAAACATTGGTACAACAAATAGATGATGAAGGATATACACCATATTTGTAA
- a CDS encoding F-box protein, translating into MKKAYSVAQQYINYVLFVSLFLQSCCGLNNPLIPIRKEQTAPIRTDVQELIPQINIESLIGQELIAQGEHIVTFYKEAGKVKANVKINAPKGFSKFHVGAEVLLEKEAECMNLSRLNKQAQLRRIHFQSGQVGQPAKVIIYKNAGLMGGGNIIVKQQSNPDEEEDYEDEETEEQTTEEEREHKGKREEEVKTDGKIQKQTSVIFKPRRGYQEEATLQADSNTGSYQALLTAAINGNVEAQLQLAQKSYQETLICLHKAVVQDYRGATMLLKKIKLSNIGQEAQEREIPIEIWGRILSHVPLEDIFSARLVNHLFYELITGDRSIGMIGLKNKLKPIAHGYRCAIDKIIHFRSDKLVKLTPQTIPSFPFYCLMRHVTDLPVAFYPHLKDTDIHTLELRNKAGAKRAIELARALQGTQVHTLNLRFNEIGAEGAIEVAKALQGTQVHTLDLVYNQIGAEGAIEVAKALQGTQVHKLDLSNNQIGAEGAIEVAKALQGTQVHTLNLMGNQIGNEGAIELAKALQGTQVHTLYLRRNQIDNEGAIEVAKALQGAQVHTLSLSDNQIGAEGVIELANALQGTQVHTLYLSHNQIGNEGAIGLAKALQGAQVYTLDLSHNQIDNEGAIGLAKALQGTQVHKLDLSHNQIDNEGAIGLAKALQGTQVHKLDLSHSKIDNEGAIGLAKALQGTQVHTLNLMINEIGNEGAIGLAKALQGTQVHTLDLMANAIGNEGAIGLAKALQGTQVHTLGLSANQIGNATKQLLVEQYPHIKWKF; encoded by the coding sequence ATGAAAAAAGCTTATTCAGTAGCCCAGCAATATATAAACTATGTTTTATTTGTAAGCTTATTTTTACAAAGCTGCTGTGGTCTCAATAATCCACTTATTCCAATTCGAAAGGAACAAACAGCACCTATACGAACTGATGTACAAGAATTAATACCACAAATCAACATTGAGTCTTTAATAGGTCAAGAACTTATAGCCCAAGGAGAGCATATTGTTACTTTTTATAAAGAAGCAGGTAAGGTAAAAGCAAATGTAAAGATAAATGCACCAAAAGGGTTTAGTAAATTCCACGTGGGAGCAGAAGTATTATTAGAAAAAGAAGCAGAATGTATGAATTTATCTCGGTTAAATAAACAAGCACAACTCCGCCGCATCCATTTCCAATCAGGGCAAGTGGGTCAGCCTGCTAAAGTAATTATCTATAAGAATGCAGGATTGATGGGAGGTGGAAATATTATTGTTAAGCAACAGAGCAATCCAGACGAAGAAGAAGATTATGAAGATGAGGAAACAGAGGAGCAAACAACAGAAGAAGAAAGAGAACATAAAGGAAAAAGGGAAGAGGAGGTAAAAACAGACGGGAAAATACAAAAACAAACATCTGTAATATTTAAGCCAAGAAGAGGATATCAAGAGGAAGCTACACTTCAGGCAGATAGTAATACGGGAAGTTATCAAGCTTTGTTAACAGCAGCTATAAATGGAAATGTAGAAGCGCAGCTCCAGCTAGCACAAAAGTCATATCAGGAAACACTAATATGTTTGCATAAAGCCGTGGTCCAAGATTATAGAGGTGCCACGATGTTATTAAAAAAGATAAAGCTATCTAATATTGGTCAGGAGGCGCAAGAACGAGAGATTCCTATAGAAATATGGGGCAGAATCTTATCACATGTACCGTTAGAAGATATATTCTCTGCTAGATTAGTTAATCACCTTTTTTATGAGCTTATTACAGGAGATAGGAGCATAGGTATGATTGGGCTAAAAAATAAGCTTAAGCCTATAGCACATGGATACCGTTGTGCAATAGACAAAATTATACATTTTCGTAGTGATAAACTAGTCAAACTTACACCCCAAACCATACCTAGCTTTCCTTTTTATTGTTTAATGAGACATGTTACGGATTTACCAGTAGCCTTTTACCCACATTTAAAAGATACGGATATACATACGCTTGAGTTAAGAAATAAAGCAGGAGCAAAAAGGGCAATAGAATTAGCTAGAGCGCTACAAGGGACGCAGGTGCATACGCTTAATTTAAGGTTTAACGAAATAGGAGCAGAAGGGGCGATAGAAGTAGCTAAAGCGCTACAAGGAACGCAGGTGCATACACTTGATTTGGTCTATAATCAAATAGGAGCAGAAGGGGCGATAGAAGTAGCTAAAGCGTTACAAGGGACGCAGGTGCATAAACTTGATTTAAGTAATAATCAAATAGGAGCAGAAGGGGCGATAGAAGTAGCTAAAGCGTTACAAGGGACGCAGGTGCATACGCTTAATTTAATGGGAAATCAAATAGGTAATGAAGGTGCGATAGAATTAGCTAAAGCGCTACAAGGGACACAGGTGCATACGCTTTATTTAAGACGTAATCAAATAGATAATGAAGGGGCGATAGAAGTAGCTAAAGCGTTACAAGGGGCTCAGGTACATACGCTTAGTTTAAGCGATAATCAAATAGGAGCAGAAGGGGTAATAGAATTAGCTAATGCACTACAAGGGACTCAGGTACATACACTTTATTTAAGTCATAATCAAATAGGTAATGAAGGGGCGATAGGATTAGCTAAAGCGTTACAAGGGGCTCAGGTATATACACTTGATTTAAGTCATAATCAAATAGATAATGAAGGGGCGATAGGATTAGCTAAAGCGTTACAAGGGACGCAGGTGCATAAACTTGATTTAAGTCATAATCAAATAGATAATGAAGGGGCGATAGGATTAGCTAAAGCGTTACAAGGGACGCAGGTGCATAAACTTGATTTAAGTCATAGTAAAATAGATAATGAAGGGGCGATAGGATTAGCTAAAGCGTTACAAGGGACGCAGGTGCATACGCTTAATTTAATGATTAATGAAATAGGTAACGAAGGGGCAATAGGATTAGCTAAAGCGCTACAAGGGACACAGGTGCATACGCTTGATTTAATGGCTAATGCAATAGGTAACGAAGGGGCAATAGGATTAGCTAAAGCGCTACAAGG
- the tsaE gene encoding tRNA (adenosine(37)-N6)-threonylcarbamoyltransferase complex ATPase subunit type 1 TsaE, translating to MQAYEPLSTITYLNNLEEAAKQLLSYAGSCKIWLFTGELGSGKTTLVQAICKQLGIREYISSPTFSLINTYHLTSGNLVHHVDAYRLGSIEEAIEMDFPYYFETGYCFIEWPTKIPQEIIPTPHISIELIHHDVNENMRKLYAKWITNTH from the coding sequence ATGCAAGCATACGAACCTCTTTCAACTATTACCTATTTAAATAATCTTGAGGAAGCAGCAAAACAACTTCTCAGTTATGCAGGTTCTTGTAAAATTTGGTTGTTTACAGGTGAGCTAGGATCCGGTAAAACCACACTTGTACAGGCTATATGTAAGCAACTAGGAATAAGAGAATATATATCTAGCCCCACCTTTTCGTTAATCAATACTTACCATTTAACTTCTGGAAATTTAGTGCATCATGTAGATGCATATAGGTTAGGAAGTATAGAAGAAGCCATAGAGATGGATTTCCCATACTACTTTGAAACAGGCTATTGCTTTATCGAGTGGCCTACAAAAATACCTCAGGAAATTATACCTACTCCGCATATTAGTATTGAACTAATCCATCATGATGTCAATGAGAACATGAGAAAGCTATATGCCAAATGGATTACAAACACACATTAA
- a CDS encoding ankyrin repeat domain-containing protein has translation MVYTSKNYTYLSLSYILSLLLLFSNVSCKCGNFKQGKPAKQGRPINKKGSLALEKNSLSIKAYPDKLIGDSKKTKLAIQLIDISKEVQLDEIILKSTLIHQDGNGSQLNYTDAAGRIHKMSNLASQLAVFNKGTILHAKARLLEVEVEILPGPAVKEVTYQFELLNNVGKYINSCEANWKEQEAIIQDVIYDQTTQELVCIFKNIGLKALENIQLNYTSQTDELKLGEEILDKGTTKTKNIAALPIGTMALSLGKLKLDTQQLAKIEVSLISSENKILFQPKTYAFVNPGIKLDFKNLYYNASAKSIVYQVSNLGTLPGHKIQVKYKNISRSIEEQQVNLNGEKEQTVDIEYLDTGTHTAFYELPINFKGQKHAVFSFNILYAGVSMVHKELICENELADNAIYQAIEKENFDEVLKLIENAPFDAINYQDPVTKDTPLLLAAQLGHQSIIEALLKAGVNVNTQNKYGTTALLRAAIDGKKDIVEALIKSGVDLDTQHGGKALLHAVYSGYKDIVKALLDAGVNVNTQGGDGRTALMEAVSKSWNLEGEEIIALLLNNGANINVQDQEGNTALMYATFGKDQAIVEALLNRGARIDLKNKFGETALWGAFDKENISMLKLLFKRLDKHIQINQLGKFIQHALPWAIRRGAKEIVEELLNRGAELNRSDEWNTNLIEAIINKQPEIIKLLLEKGAKVDGQNNKGETALMCAVQKGDTDTVSTLLEQGADVNKRDLQGFTALMYIVKRMHGIESLAKKLTNEDILEKLLEADADVNISNGDGETALDLANDKPEIKNLLESHLARAKF, from the coding sequence GGTAGGCCCATAAATAAGAAAGGGAGTCTTGCCCTAGAAAAAAATAGTCTTAGTATTAAAGCTTATCCAGATAAATTAATAGGAGATTCTAAAAAGACAAAACTTGCCATACAACTAATAGATATTAGTAAAGAAGTTCAATTAGATGAAATTATACTAAAAAGTACACTTATACATCAAGATGGAAATGGTAGCCAGCTAAACTATACTGATGCTGCAGGGAGAATACATAAAATGAGCAACCTAGCAAGTCAATTAGCAGTATTTAATAAAGGTACTATATTGCATGCTAAAGCTCGGTTGTTAGAAGTAGAAGTGGAAATACTGCCTGGACCAGCTGTTAAAGAAGTAACATACCAATTTGAATTATTAAATAATGTAGGCAAGTACATAAATAGTTGTGAAGCAAACTGGAAAGAGCAGGAAGCTATAATTCAAGATGTAATTTATGATCAGACTACCCAAGAACTGGTATGTATCTTTAAAAATATAGGTTTAAAAGCACTAGAAAACATACAATTAAATTATACTAGTCAAACAGATGAACTTAAATTAGGCGAAGAAATTTTAGACAAGGGTACAACAAAGACAAAGAATATAGCTGCTCTGCCTATAGGCACTATGGCATTATCCTTAGGTAAATTAAAATTAGACACTCAACAACTTGCAAAGATTGAGGTCTCCCTTATATCATCAGAAAATAAGATTTTGTTTCAGCCTAAGACTTATGCTTTCGTTAACCCTGGCATAAAATTAGATTTTAAAAATTTATATTATAATGCTTCAGCAAAGAGTATTGTTTATCAGGTGTCTAATTTAGGGACGTTGCCTGGACATAAAATTCAGGTTAAGTATAAGAATATAAGCAGATCTATAGAGGAGCAACAAGTGAACTTAAATGGAGAGAAAGAGCAAACAGTAGATATAGAATATTTGGATACAGGTACACATACAGCCTTTTATGAGTTACCGATCAATTTCAAAGGGCAAAAACATGCTGTGTTTTCATTTAATATATTATATGCAGGTGTGTCTATGGTGCATAAAGAGTTGATATGTGAAAATGAATTGGCTGATAATGCTATATACCAAGCAATAGAGAAAGAGAATTTTGATGAGGTATTAAAGCTTATTGAAAATGCTCCGTTTGATGCGATCAACTATCAAGATCCTGTTACTAAAGATACTCCTTTATTATTAGCAGCACAGTTAGGCCACCAAAGCATAATAGAAGCACTACTTAAGGCAGGAGTAAACGTAAATACTCAGAATAAGTACGGAACCACAGCATTGCTACGTGCAGCTATAGATGGGAAAAAAGATATTGTAGAGGCACTAATTAAAAGTGGGGTTGACTTGGATACTCAGCATGGAGGTAAGGCATTACTTCATGCAGTATATAGTGGATACAAAGATATAGTAAAAGCTTTGCTTGATGCAGGAGTAAATGTAAATACTCAAGGTGGTGACGGAAGAACAGCATTGATGGAAGCAGTATCAAAGTCTTGGAATTTAGAGGGGGAAGAGATAATAGCGCTTTTACTTAACAATGGGGCTAATATTAATGTGCAAGATCAGGAAGGGAACACAGCTTTGATGTATGCTACTTTTGGAAAGGACCAAGCAATAGTAGAGGCATTGCTCAACAGAGGGGCAAGAATAGACCTGAAAAATAAGTTTGGGGAAACAGCGTTATGGGGAGCATTTGATAAAGAAAATATATCAATGTTAAAGTTATTGTTCAAAAGGTTAGACAAGCATATTCAAATTAACCAGTTAGGTAAATTTATACAACATGCACTTCCATGGGCAATTAGAAGGGGAGCTAAAGAAATAGTAGAAGAATTACTAAATAGAGGTGCTGAGCTTAACAGATCAGATGAATGGAACACTAATCTTATAGAAGCTATCATAAACAAACAACCAGAGATTATAAAATTATTGCTTGAAAAAGGTGCTAAAGTGGATGGCCAGAATAATAAAGGTGAGACAGCTTTAATGTGCGCAGTTCAGAAAGGAGATACAGATACAGTCTCTACGTTATTAGAGCAAGGAGCTGATGTTAACAAAAGAGATTTGCAAGGCTTTACTGCATTAATGTATATAGTTAAGCGTATGCATGGAATTGAAAGCCTAGCGAAGAAATTAACGAACGAAGATATATTAGAAAAATTACTAGAAGCAGATGCAGATGTTAATATAAGTAATGGTGATGGAGAAACAGCTTTGGATTTAGCTAATGATAAACCAGAAATTAAGAATCTATTAGAGAGTCATTTAGCTAGAGCGAAATTTTAA
- a CDS encoding Glu/Leu/Phe/Val dehydrogenase dimerization domain-containing protein yields MQILDNLAANCKKHNHLPKIISWQDKQTSAIGWIVIDTLVNGIAGGGLFMHENATLQEVADLAQSMSYKNCIIKDPQIGGAKGGIKFNPKNSEAKNVLTRFLIDHKTIIESMWCTGGDLNTTNEAIEAIVKKNLGLPTAFICLAKSISNVEKIPDQSPYMSSRITTPFNELFNIGDCATGYSICQTIKFVTSKTPKVIIQGFGKVGSSLAFLLQDLQIATIVGICDKDGFIYNAQGIDVLPLIKAKFSPKYDSFLPLKSLLNPEQCHTYHWTTATNSNEKTLSNFFNSVKADIFSPCADRYSITEQAIKHFIDDKSQKFIISGANNPFVSIEVIKFCLQNNIVVIPDWVSNAGNAILFVEALRHLQWDHNAVGDMLKLIKNYVQQFLKEAKFIHSVDRISLFESCYQIAHKKRRS; encoded by the coding sequence ATGCAAATTTTAGATAACCTAGCAGCTAATTGTAAGAAACATAATCATTTACCGAAAATTATTTCATGGCAGGATAAGCAAACATCAGCTATTGGATGGATTGTGATAGATACATTAGTAAACGGTATTGCAGGTGGTGGTTTGTTTATGCATGAAAATGCTACGTTACAAGAAGTGGCCGATCTAGCACAAAGCATGTCTTATAAAAATTGTATAATTAAGGACCCACAAATAGGAGGGGCAAAAGGAGGCATTAAATTTAATCCTAAAAATTCTGAAGCTAAAAATGTATTAACTAGATTTTTGATAGACCATAAAACCATTATCGAAAGTATGTGGTGTACGGGCGGCGATTTAAATACTACAAATGAAGCTATCGAAGCTATTGTTAAAAAAAATCTTGGATTACCTACAGCTTTTATATGTTTAGCAAAATCTATCAGTAATGTTGAAAAAATTCCAGATCAGTCACCGTATATGTCTAGTAGAATAACAACTCCTTTTAATGAACTATTTAATATTGGAGATTGTGCAACTGGCTATTCTATTTGTCAGACTATAAAATTTGTTACAAGCAAGACCCCAAAAGTAATCATACAAGGATTTGGTAAAGTAGGTAGTAGCTTGGCATTTCTTTTACAAGACTTACAAATTGCTACTATCGTGGGTATTTGTGATAAGGATGGTTTTATTTATAATGCACAAGGAATTGACGTACTTCCCTTAATCAAAGCCAAATTCTCTCCTAAATACGATTCTTTTTTACCATTAAAAAGCCTACTTAATCCTGAACAGTGTCATACATATCATTGGACAACTGCTACAAATAGCAATGAGAAAACACTTAGTAATTTTTTTAATAGTGTTAAAGCTGATATATTTAGTCCTTGCGCAGACAGATATAGTATAACTGAGCAGGCTATAAAACATTTTATAGATGACAAATCCCAAAAATTTATAATTAGTGGGGCTAACAATCCTTTTGTATCTATAGAGGTTATAAAATTTTGCCTTCAAAATAATATAGTGGTTATTCCTGATTGGGTTTCAAATGCTGGTAATGCTATTCTATTTGTTGAAGCATTAAGACACCTGCAATGGGACCATAATGCTGTTGGGGATATGCTTAAATTAATTAAGAACTATGTACAACAGTTTCTAAAGGAGGCTAAGTTCATCCATTCAGTAGATAGAATTTCTTTATTTGAGAGTTGTTACCAAATAGCACACAAAAAAAGGCGTTCTTAA
- a CDS encoding 3-oxoacyl-ACP synthase III family protein → MIKTASYLPERVITNDFFCSASIEEAERELNPMFRRVKQRRHVSDTETPTYMIVEAINKLLDELNLTPQHDIDMILTNVSVPEEIFMGCGAIVAKKIGARPKFVFDFHHSGCISFVTMLDLAKTYIQNNQAKSAIICNVQNSAGCIFGQLSTRNKPHARVPGDGCGIAYILASEESPILSTVQYCYPENAESMYGTSEDGRKHWQPGNGELYLDFNEAKIVHTIAAGNKIVPMAISAACKQAGITHDDIDFLVTTQPSALFLRNWREAVQLSPEKHIQTFAELGNLFGAAIPINFTYAIEYNLFQPNNNIVLAGFSHAGDFAAASVIKWQASSALKKC, encoded by the coding sequence TTGATTAAGACTGCAAGTTATTTACCAGAAAGAGTCATTACTAATGATTTTTTTTGCTCTGCTTCTATAGAAGAAGCAGAGAGGGAGCTTAACCCAATGTTTAGAAGGGTTAAACAAAGACGTCATGTTTCTGATACAGAAACACCTACCTATATGATTGTAGAGGCTATTAATAAATTACTTGATGAGTTAAATTTAACACCTCAACATGATATTGATATGATCCTGACGAATGTCAGCGTACCAGAAGAAATATTTATGGGTTGTGGGGCCATAGTTGCGAAGAAGATTGGTGCTAGACCTAAGTTTGTATTCGATTTTCATCATTCCGGCTGTATCTCATTTGTTACTATGCTTGATTTAGCCAAGACCTATATCCAAAATAACCAAGCAAAAAGTGCTATTATTTGTAATGTACAAAATAGTGCTGGTTGTATATTTGGGCAACTAAGCACTAGAAATAAACCTCATGCTCGTGTTCCCGGTGATGGTTGCGGTATAGCTTATATATTAGCTAGTGAGGAAAGTCCTATTTTATCTACTGTTCAATATTGTTATCCAGAAAATGCAGAAAGTATGTATGGAACTAGTGAGGATGGAAGAAAACATTGGCAACCTGGCAATGGAGAACTTTACCTTGATTTTAATGAAGCAAAGATTGTGCATACCATAGCTGCAGGCAACAAGATTGTGCCTATGGCAATCAGTGCCGCCTGTAAACAAGCAGGGATAACTCATGATGACATCGATTTTTTAGTTACTACACAGCCTAGTGCATTATTTCTGCGTAATTGGCGAGAAGCTGTACAATTATCACCAGAAAAGCATATACAAACTTTTGCAGAGCTGGGTAACTTATTTGGTGCGGCTATTCCTATTAACTTCACATACGCAATAGAATATAACCTTTTTCAACCGAATAATAATATAGTCTTGGCTGGTTTCTCCCATGCTGGAGACTTTGCTGCTGCTAGCGTTATTAAGTGGCAGGCTAGTTCAGCTCTTAAAAAATGCTAA